In one window of Acidobacteriota bacterium DNA:
- a CDS encoding ABC transporter permease: MSRALPNLLRITGLELLWSFRVPEVLVYNFLLPSILLLLLGFIRGGDPEYMGFLVTGLLTLFLSSSAMQAAGSTLGTMRLGGTLRSLRVSPIPVSLYLTGVALSRIVRILAVAAMLLLVAYLVFDFRVRGNLLVLFLYALLGAVTFAALGGLLACLVRTPQSISSTINLIFLPMLFTSGVFYQSELPWVNTVSLAFPLTFLVQLIRPEALGWGEAPSVLWNLTILLLWTVVCGVGAAYLLRRRS; encoded by the coding sequence ATGTCGCGCGCTCTGCCTAATCTGCTGCGCATCACCGGCCTCGAGCTTCTGTGGAGCTTCCGGGTGCCGGAGGTTCTGGTCTACAACTTCCTCCTGCCGAGTATTCTCCTGCTCCTGCTCGGCTTCATTCGCGGCGGCGATCCCGAGTACATGGGGTTTCTGGTCACCGGCCTGCTCACCCTGTTTCTCTCCTCGAGCGCCATGCAGGCGGCCGGCAGCACCCTCGGCACGATGCGCCTGGGGGGTACCCTGCGCAGCCTGCGAGTGTCGCCGATTCCGGTGAGCCTCTACCTCACCGGCGTCGCCTTGAGCCGCATCGTGCGCATCCTGGCGGTGGCCGCCATGTTGCTGCTGGTGGCCTACCTGGTATTCGACTTTCGCGTCCGCGGCAATTTGCTGGTGCTCTTCCTCTACGCTCTCCTCGGCGCCGTGACCTTCGCCGCCCTCGGCGGACTGCTGGCCTGCCTGGTGCGCACCCCGCAGTCGATCTCCAGCACCATCAACCTGATCTTTCTGCCGATGCTGTTCACCAGCGGCGTTTTCTACCAGTCCGAGCTGCCGTGGGTGAACACCGTCTCGTTGGCCTTTCCGCTGACCTTCCTGGTGCAGCTGATTCGGCCCGAGGCACTCGGCTGGGGGGAAGCGCCATCGGTGCTCTGGAACCTCACCATTCTGCTCCTCTGGACGGTGGTCTGCGGAGTCGGTGCGGCCTATCTGCTGCGTCGGCGATCCTGA
- a CDS encoding TOMM precursor leader peptide-binding protein, translated as MLDKPRLKTYLTIFPISSTAWGLRGGEHELWRLDLKNERALAVFGAVLPHLTGERSRPEIQQAVAEQGITAGEVDQLIVGLAQRGLLEEGDGARLPAEVEERFSHQISFFSRFSDQGGAGHQRRLIESTVTLVGEGALAGALGRQLEGAGIGGVRRLELAGGGRPALLAGEGLPKDSQELVLVTQEGFDPELVEAINGFALERRFPWLLVRILSLREAAIGPFFLPGSTACLQCLEAREASHRGSFDEHRALAERLREIGQGGARCGGLQPFFEAVAGIAATEVVKFLTDFAAVELAGRYLTFELGRWRAEPHEVLRLPRCAFCHPLTPEAHPWKEVTYGK; from the coding sequence ATGCTCGACAAACCCAGGCTGAAGACCTATCTCACCATTTTTCCCATCTCGAGCACCGCCTGGGGACTGCGCGGCGGTGAACACGAGCTCTGGCGCCTCGATCTCAAGAACGAGCGTGCCCTGGCCGTCTTCGGGGCGGTGCTGCCTCATCTCACCGGCGAGCGCTCGCGTCCCGAGATCCAGCAAGCGGTGGCCGAGCAGGGCATCACCGCCGGCGAGGTCGACCAACTGATCGTCGGTCTGGCCCAGCGCGGTCTGCTCGAGGAAGGCGATGGGGCCCGCCTACCGGCCGAGGTGGAGGAGCGCTTCTCGCACCAGATCTCGTTCTTCTCGCGCTTCTCCGATCAAGGCGGGGCGGGGCACCAACGGCGCCTGATCGAATCCACCGTGACGCTGGTCGGGGAGGGCGCCCTGGCCGGCGCCCTCGGGCGCCAGCTCGAAGGGGCCGGCATCGGCGGCGTGCGTCGCCTCGAGCTTGCCGGCGGCGGGCGTCCGGCGCTGTTGGCCGGAGAGGGCTTGCCGAAGGACTCGCAAGAGCTGGTGCTGGTGACCCAGGAAGGCTTCGATCCGGAGCTCGTCGAGGCAATCAACGGCTTCGCCCTGGAGCGGCGCTTCCCTTGGTTGTTGGTGCGCATCCTGAGCTTGCGGGAGGCGGCCATCGGTCCCTTCTTCCTGCCCGGCAGCACCGCCTGCTTGCAGTGCTTGGAGGCCCGCGAGGCGAGCCATCGCGGCTCCTTCGACGAGCACCGCGCCTTGGCCGAGCGGTTGCGTGAGATCGGTCAGGGTGGGGCCCGCTGCGGCGGCCTGCAGCCCTTCTTCGAGGCCGTTGCCGGCATCGCCGCCACCGAGGTCGTGAAGTTCTTGACCGACTTCGCCGCCGTCGAGCTGGCCGGCCGCTACCTGACCTTCGAGCTCGGTCGCTGGCGAGCCGAGCCTCACGAGGTGCTGCGCTTGCCGCGTTGTGCTTTCTGCCACCCGCTCACCCCCGAGGCCCATCCCTGGAAAGAGGTCACCTATGGCAAGTAG
- a CDS encoding FtsX-like permease family protein encodes MKYLHLVWRNLTRKKVRTGLTVLSIFVAFFLYGLLTAIKVAFGAGIEINGLERLVMLNKVSIIQPLPLAYRYRIEGQDGVAKVSQASWFGGIYQDPKNQMSQFAVDPEAYLAIYPEFILPEERRQAWFDNRGGAIVGRATAKRFDWQVGDRVTFEGTIYRPPDDPYWEFVIEGIYEGADSTADDSLFLFHYDYLEERMGMLGAVGMYIIEVAEPDRAAAIAENLDKLFANSSAETKTSTEKAFVQAFANQTGNIGAIVTGVAAVVFFTLLLVAGSAMAQSVRERIHEIGVLKTLGFGDGKVMALVLLESSLLALLGGGAGLGLIYYLSRNFDLGGAFLPTLYMPNNALVLGIAMVLGLGLITGAAPALQALRLKVVDALRRA; translated from the coding sequence GTGAAGTATCTCCACCTCGTCTGGCGCAACCTGACGCGCAAGAAAGTGCGCACCGGCCTGACGGTGCTGTCGATCTTCGTCGCTTTCTTCCTCTACGGCTTGCTGACGGCGATCAAGGTGGCCTTCGGTGCCGGAATCGAGATCAATGGCCTGGAGCGGCTGGTGATGCTCAACAAGGTGTCGATCATCCAGCCCTTGCCCCTCGCCTACCGCTACCGCATCGAGGGCCAGGACGGCGTGGCGAAGGTCAGTCAGGCGAGCTGGTTCGGCGGGATCTACCAGGATCCCAAGAACCAGATGTCGCAGTTCGCCGTCGATCCGGAGGCCTATCTCGCCATCTATCCCGAGTTCATCTTGCCGGAGGAGCGTCGCCAGGCCTGGTTCGACAACCGCGGCGGCGCCATCGTCGGCCGCGCGACGGCCAAGCGCTTCGACTGGCAGGTCGGGGATCGAGTGACCTTCGAGGGCACCATCTATCGGCCCCCGGACGACCCCTACTGGGAGTTCGTCATCGAGGGCATCTACGAAGGTGCCGACAGCACCGCCGACGACAGCCTCTTCCTGTTCCACTACGACTACCTCGAAGAGCGCATGGGAATGCTCGGCGCCGTCGGCATGTACATCATCGAGGTCGCCGAGCCGGACCGCGCCGCCGCCATCGCCGAGAACCTCGACAAGCTGTTCGCGAACTCGTCGGCGGAGACCAAGACCTCCACCGAGAAGGCCTTCGTCCAGGCCTTCGCCAACCAGACCGGCAACATCGGCGCCATCGTCACCGGGGTCGCGGCGGTGGTCTTCTTCACCTTGCTGCTGGTGGCCGGCAGCGCCATGGCGCAGTCGGTGCGCGAGCGTATCCACGAGATCGGAGTGCTCAAGACCCTCGGCTTCGGCGATGGCAAGGTGATGGCCTTGGTCCTTCTCGAGTCGAGCCTCCTCGCCCTGCTCGGTGGTGGCGCCGGCCTCGGATTGATCTATTACCTGAGCCGAAACTTCGACCTCGGCGGAGCTTTCTTGCCCACCCTCTACATGCCCAACAATGCCCTGGTGCTGGGCATCGCGATGGTGCTCGGCCTCGGTCTGATCACCGGCGCGGCGCCGGCGCTGCAGGCCCTGCGGCTCAAGGTCGTGGATGCACTGAGGCGGGCCTGA
- a CDS encoding ABC transporter ATP-binding protein has translation MSNPLVQLREVSKVYRRGSERVQVLDHLTADIDAGDFVALMGPSGSGKTTLLNLIGGLDRPTSGTIQVGEERIDRASNARLTRWRGRHVGFIFQLYNLIPVLTAERNVELPLLLTRLGKAERRQRARTALEVVGLADRAKHYPRQLSGGQEQRVSIARAIVTDPTLILADEPTGDLDRVAGDEILDLLERLNGEFGKTIVMVTHDPRAAERAQRTVHLEQGKLAQEAVA, from the coding sequence ATGTCCAATCCACTGGTGCAGTTGCGGGAAGTCTCCAAGGTCTATCGCCGGGGAAGCGAGCGGGTTCAGGTCCTCGACCACCTGACGGCCGACATCGACGCCGGCGACTTCGTCGCTTTGATGGGGCCTTCCGGCTCCGGCAAGACGACGTTGCTCAATTTGATCGGCGGTCTCGACCGCCCGACCTCCGGCACCATCCAGGTGGGGGAGGAGCGCATCGACCGCGCCTCGAACGCGCGCCTGACGCGCTGGCGGGGGCGCCACGTCGGGTTCATCTTTCAGCTCTACAACCTGATCCCGGTGCTCACCGCGGAGCGCAATGTCGAGCTGCCGCTGTTGCTCACCCGCTTGGGCAAGGCCGAGCGTCGCCAGCGCGCCCGCACCGCCCTCGAGGTGGTCGGGTTGGCGGACCGCGCCAAACACTATCCGCGCCAGCTTTCGGGCGGCCAGGAGCAGCGGGTGTCGATCGCCCGCGCCATCGTCACCGACCCCACCCTGATCCTGGCGGACGAGCCCACCGGTGACCTCGATCGCGTTGCCGGCGACGAGATTCTCGATCTCCTCGAGCGCCTCAATGGCGAGTTCGGCAAGACCATCGTGATGGTGACCCACGACCCGCGAGCGGCGGAGCGCGCCCAGCGGACGGTTCATCTCGAGCAGGGCAAGCTGGCTCAGGAGGCGGTGGCGTGA
- a CDS encoding CIA30 family protein — translation MARFLSLLLILSCLGAVPAVAEEKTAGELWVDDFEDGDLESLLGRRWLPLTDQVVEGVSEVEVSVVATDGGKALAIQGEVKAGFSFPFAGGVTALGPKDREPRDLGAYRALRFRVRGDGNLYEVAVYRQAVEDHNDFRHRFVARSEWSEVTIPFADLRQSAFWGQRVPWGAEDLWGFGFQSNSVGSFAFEIDDIRFVRELDGS, via the coding sequence ATGGCACGCTTTCTCTCCCTGCTCTTGATCCTGTCGTGCCTCGGCGCCGTCCCGGCGGTCGCCGAGGAGAAGACCGCTGGTGAGCTGTGGGTCGACGATTTCGAAGACGGCGATCTCGAGTCCCTGCTCGGGCGCCGCTGGCTCCCGCTGACCGATCAGGTGGTCGAGGGAGTTTCCGAGGTCGAGGTCTCGGTGGTCGCCACCGACGGCGGCAAGGCCCTTGCGATCCAGGGTGAGGTCAAGGCGGGCTTCTCGTTCCCCTTCGCCGGCGGCGTCACCGCGCTGGGACCGAAGGACCGCGAGCCGCGGGATCTCGGCGCTTACCGCGCCTTGAGGTTCAGGGTGCGGGGCGATGGCAACCTCTACGAGGTGGCGGTCTACCGCCAGGCGGTCGAGGATCACAACGATTTCCGCCACCGTTTCGTGGCGCGCAGCGAATGGAGTGAGGTGACGATTCCGTTCGCCGACCTGCGACAGTCGGCGTTTTGGGGTCAGCGCGTGCCCTGGGGGGCGGAAGATCTCTGGGGCTTCGGTTTCCAGAGCAACTCGGTGGGCTCCTTCGCCTTCGAGATCGACGACATTCGGTTCGTTCGCGAGCTCGACGGCTCCTGA
- a CDS encoding ABC transporter permease produces the protein MFSWISQVVAVTTFSLRSLPQRVGSSLVTIVGVGGVVMVLVGVLSIASGFQATLARTGDDSNVLVMRSGATSEMVSGLSLESVQIIVDQPAVRRDGDGRPIASGELFVVVDQPKRSTGTGANVPLRGVEPAAFAVRKEFELVDGRFFEEGRNELIVGRAASEEFAGLTLGSTVRWSDIDWQVVGIFEAGGTAEDSEVWCDARVLQPAYQRGTSFQSVHAKLESPAAFESFQQGLEADPRLNVKVIRETDYYQEQSTVMTAIIRGLGSLVALLMGFGAVFGALNTLYAAVSSRTREIATLRALGFGSLPVVVSVLAEALFLAGCGGVLGAALAYLLFNGFQAATLNFQTFSQVAFAFAVTPPLMVAGIVYALMMGFVGGFFPAVRAARLPVSVALREL, from the coding sequence GTGTTTTCTTGGATCTCCCAGGTGGTCGCCGTGACCACCTTCAGTCTGCGCAGCTTGCCCCAGCGGGTGGGATCTTCGCTGGTCACCATCGTCGGCGTCGGCGGCGTCGTCATGGTGTTGGTCGGGGTGCTCTCCATCGCCTCTGGCTTCCAGGCCACCCTGGCGCGCACCGGCGATGATTCCAACGTCCTGGTGATGCGCTCCGGGGCGACCTCCGAGATGGTCAGCGGGCTGTCCCTCGAGTCGGTCCAGATCATCGTCGATCAGCCGGCCGTGCGCCGTGATGGCGACGGTCGACCGATCGCCTCCGGCGAGCTCTTCGTGGTCGTCGATCAGCCCAAGCGCTCGACCGGCACCGGCGCCAACGTGCCCCTGCGTGGCGTCGAGCCGGCGGCCTTCGCGGTGCGCAAGGAGTTCGAGCTGGTCGATGGGCGCTTCTTCGAGGAGGGGCGCAACGAGCTGATCGTCGGCCGCGCCGCCTCTGAGGAGTTCGCCGGCCTGACCCTCGGGTCGACGGTGCGCTGGAGCGACATCGACTGGCAGGTGGTCGGCATCTTCGAAGCCGGCGGCACCGCCGAGGACTCCGAGGTCTGGTGCGACGCCCGCGTCCTGCAGCCCGCCTACCAGCGCGGCACCTCCTTCCAGTCGGTGCACGCCAAGCTCGAATCGCCAGCCGCCTTCGAGAGCTTCCAGCAGGGGCTCGAGGCGGACCCGCGGCTCAACGTCAAGGTAATCCGGGAGACCGACTACTACCAGGAGCAGTCGACGGTGATGACCGCGATCATCCGCGGCCTGGGATCCCTGGTGGCGCTGTTGATGGGCTTCGGCGCCGTCTTCGGCGCCCTCAACACACTCTACGCGGCGGTGTCCTCGCGCACGCGCGAAATCGCCACCCTGCGCGCCCTTGGCTTCGGCTCGCTACCGGTGGTGGTGTCGGTGCTGGCCGAGGCTCTCTTCCTCGCCGGCTGCGGCGGGGTTTTGGGGGCGGCCCTGGCCTATCTCCTGTTCAACGGTTTCCAGGCCGCGACCCTGAACTTCCAGACCTTCTCCCAGGTTGCCTTCGCCTTCGCGGTGACCCCGCCGCTGATGGTCGCCGGCATCGTCTACGCTCTGATGATGGGCTTCGTCGGTGGCTTCTTCCCGGCGGTGCGGGCGGCCCGCCTGCCGGTGTCCGTCGCCCTGCGCGAGCTCTGA
- a CDS encoding efflux RND transporter periplasmic adaptor subunit — MNDQADKLSDLRIDDQDRRGDGGGRGLRLGLALLLLVLALAVAWWWLRPRAVEVTTTALAVEGAGRPSAAVLDASGYVVARRRATVSSKITGKIVEVLVDEGLAVKQGQVLARLDPASPERRLRLAEAEVESARSAVAETDVLLADARRTLARSRSLAEREIVSQSDLDADIAAVDALEARLALGREQIAVAERRVAVDRQSLDDTVVRAPFDGIVVTKDAQPGEMISPVSAGGGFTRTGICTLVDMSSLEIEVDVNEAFINRVRPAQPVRAILNAYPEWSIPASVITTVPTADRQRATVRVRIAFDELDPRILPEMGVKVAFLESAAEEPALAAEPTRRWLDRRAVRRVDGESVVFVVADGVARRRPVTLGSERSGRVDVLEGLEPAETVVLEAPSELTDGVAVRY; from the coding sequence TTGAACGATCAAGCCGACAAGCTGAGCGACCTGCGCATCGATGACCAGGATCGCCGCGGCGACGGTGGCGGCCGTGGTCTGCGGCTGGGCCTCGCCCTGCTCCTGCTGGTGCTCGCCCTCGCCGTGGCCTGGTGGTGGCTGCGGCCTCGAGCCGTCGAGGTGACCACCACGGCCCTCGCGGTGGAAGGCGCGGGCCGCCCGTCGGCGGCAGTGCTCGATGCCTCCGGCTACGTGGTGGCCCGGCGACGGGCGACGGTGTCGTCGAAGATCACCGGCAAGATCGTCGAGGTGCTGGTCGACGAAGGGTTGGCGGTGAAGCAAGGCCAGGTGTTGGCGCGCCTCGATCCGGCCAGCCCCGAGCGCCGCCTGCGCCTCGCCGAAGCGGAGGTCGAATCGGCGCGCAGCGCCGTCGCCGAGACCGACGTGCTGCTCGCCGACGCCCGGCGCACCCTGGCGCGGTCGCGCTCGCTGGCGGAGCGCGAGATCGTCAGCCAGTCGGACCTCGACGCCGATATCGCCGCGGTCGATGCTCTCGAGGCGCGCCTCGCCCTCGGCCGCGAGCAGATCGCCGTCGCCGAGCGCCGCGTGGCGGTGGATCGCCAAAGCCTCGACGACACGGTGGTGCGGGCGCCCTTCGACGGCATCGTGGTGACCAAGGACGCCCAGCCGGGCGAGATGATCTCGCCGGTGTCCGCCGGCGGTGGCTTCACCCGCACCGGCATCTGCACGCTGGTCGACATGTCGTCCCTCGAGATCGAGGTCGACGTCAATGAGGCCTTCATCAACCGGGTGCGGCCGGCGCAGCCGGTGCGTGCGATTCTCAACGCCTATCCGGAGTGGTCGATCCCGGCCTCGGTGATTACCACCGTGCCTACGGCGGATCGGCAGCGCGCCACGGTGCGGGTGCGGATCGCCTTCGACGAGCTCGATCCCCGCATCCTGCCGGAGATGGGGGTCAAGGTGGCCTTCCTCGAGAGTGCCGCCGAGGAGCCGGCGTTGGCGGCCGAGCCGACTCGTCGTTGGCTCGATCGCCGAGCAGTGCGCCGCGTCGACGGCGAGAGCGTCGTGTTCGTCGTCGCGGACGGCGTGGCGCGCCGCCGGCCGGTCACCCTGGGCAGCGAGCGCAGCGGCCGGGTCGACGTGCTCGAGGGCTTGGAGCCCGCCGAGACGGTCGTTCTCGAGGCTCCGAGCGAGCTCACCGACGGCGTCGCGGTCCGCTACTGA
- a CDS encoding SagB/ThcOx family dehydrogenase, which produces MRKDEWTALTDLVDHRQVSSLVTESSLSELFHENTKLHAANTRSYGERIAAITRNPEMVQTISQPYKVYSLSRPCELAPVAAESGLEQAIEARRSVRTYRSEAISRDDLGRLLHFAYGRTDKPGYFRAVASGGALFPLEIYTIVLSGADLEAGIYHYGPEDHRLHLLRSGDFRSQVEEYVLLEGVTTDTASALIVISGFFSRSTFKYQDRGYRMILMEAGAVAQNLGLVATEMGWGGCLMGGFLDDQLNALLGLDGLTEAALLPMILGRPTP; this is translated from the coding sequence ATGCGCAAGGATGAATGGACCGCCCTCACCGACCTGGTCGATCACCGGCAGGTCTCCTCGTTGGTCACCGAGTCGTCGCTCAGCGAGCTGTTTCACGAGAACACCAAGCTGCACGCCGCCAACACGCGCTCGTATGGCGAGCGCATCGCGGCCATCACGCGCAACCCGGAGATGGTGCAGACCATCTCTCAGCCCTACAAGGTCTATTCCCTGAGCCGGCCCTGCGAGCTGGCGCCGGTGGCGGCGGAGAGCGGCCTCGAGCAGGCCATCGAAGCGCGGCGATCGGTGCGCACTTATCGTTCGGAGGCGATCTCGCGGGACGATCTCGGTCGGTTGCTGCACTTCGCTTACGGGCGCACCGACAAGCCGGGCTACTTTCGGGCGGTGGCCTCCGGTGGGGCCCTCTTTCCGCTCGAGATCTACACCATCGTGCTCTCTGGAGCGGACCTCGAGGCCGGCATCTATCACTACGGCCCCGAGGATCACCGTCTCCACTTGCTGCGCAGCGGCGATTTCCGCTCGCAAGTGGAGGAGTACGTGCTGCTCGAAGGGGTGACCACCGACACCGCCTCGGCGCTCATCGTGATCAGCGGGTTCTTCTCGCGCTCGACCTTCAAGTATCAAGACCGCGGCTACCGGATGATCCTGATGGAGGCCGGCGCAGTGGCTCAGAATCTCGGCCTGGTGGCCACCGAGATGGGCTGGGGCGGCTGCCTGATGGGAGGGTTTCTCGATGACCAGCTCAATGCCCTGCTCGGCCTCGACGGCCTTACCGAGGCGGCCTTGTTGCCGATGATCCTGGGACGACCGACGCCGTGA
- a CDS encoding ABC transporter ATP-binding protein: protein MIADLEERVEEPAAIVPQDPTSAAIAAEGLTKGYGKKAVLSQVSFRVEPGEAFALLGPNGTGKTTLLDILTGLKTPNSGRAWVLGRDPADGALKARRGVQLESFAFPFFAKVKEVIWMHQGFHRGGLDPQTLIEAFQLDTENYVRYLSKGQRQRLSLLLALLGEPELIFLDEPSSGLDPKAQSRLWEILRRAAGDSTLFFSTHDMVEAEQQADRVCILHDGRVVACGSPEQLCREAIGPRRKLVLRGVEPRVLFARGGIDRRHVMVFGSETVLYHDQPEELLRSLPIRGDLVQIQMADVSLRDVFFKLTGRSSHVARSA, encoded by the coding sequence GTGATCGCCGACCTCGAGGAACGCGTCGAGGAGCCCGCCGCGATCGTCCCGCAGGACCCGACCAGCGCTGCCATCGCCGCCGAGGGGTTGACCAAGGGCTACGGCAAGAAGGCGGTCCTGAGCCAGGTCTCCTTCCGCGTCGAGCCGGGCGAGGCCTTCGCCCTGTTGGGACCCAATGGCACCGGCAAGACCACTTTGCTCGACATCCTCACCGGCCTCAAGACCCCCAACTCTGGTCGCGCCTGGGTGCTCGGCCGGGACCCCGCCGATGGCGCCCTCAAGGCGCGTCGCGGTGTCCAGCTCGAGAGCTTCGCCTTCCCCTTCTTCGCCAAGGTGAAGGAGGTGATCTGGATGCACCAGGGCTTCCACCGCGGGGGCCTCGACCCACAGACCCTGATCGAGGCCTTCCAGCTCGACACCGAGAACTACGTGCGCTACCTGTCGAAGGGGCAGCGCCAGCGGCTTTCGCTGCTGCTCGCCTTGCTCGGAGAGCCGGAGCTGATCTTCCTCGACGAACCGAGCTCCGGCCTCGACCCCAAGGCCCAGAGCCGTCTGTGGGAGATCCTCCGCCGGGCGGCCGGCGACAGCACGCTGTTCTTTTCCACCCACGACATGGTCGAAGCGGAGCAGCAGGCGGATCGGGTCTGCATCCTGCACGATGGCCGGGTGGTGGCCTGTGGCTCGCCGGAGCAGCTCTGCCGCGAGGCCATCGGCCCGCGCCGCAAGCTCGTCCTGCGCGGCGTCGAGCCGCGAGTGCTGTTCGCCAGAGGCGGCATCGATCGTCGCCACGTGATGGTCTTCGGCAGCGAGACGGTCCTCTACCACGACCAGCCCGAGGAGCTGCTGCGGAGCCTGCCGATTCGCGGCGACCTGGTGCAGATCCAGATGGCCGACGTTTCGCTGCGCGATGTCTTCTTCAAGCTCACCGGAAGGAGCAGTCATGTCGCGCGCTCTGCCTAA
- a CDS encoding YcaO-like family protein: MASRSAVEPREPRHLRQTFELRDVDWSDPFETVRKGKRLISSRTGLIRHVGPGAFRQGDTRCFSLGVSACDTSRFSSRGNSGIKSGGGGATFEVALAASIGEAAERYCMLFYDRDEMIFAPHREVAADAVAPELLRLFSRPQVENPPPRYRADYFDEDAPVSWVWGWSLTENRPKLVPATLVYLGFEYRDGEAVTGRNASSGLSAGGTLEEAILSGLYEVIERDAFTIHWLQRHMGPRIEIDDEAIDRLVRERYYPDHPDVDLAVYDVSLDLGVPSVLTILTRPAEYGTVLCVGSASRLSARDAVYKTLVESSQALPYFRFQLDRLADWEPAEDFSDLRNFEEHSLLYIKRPELKEEAFRFCREVDRRVVLSDLPELATGRPLGDLERTVGLLAKAGYEVVVADITTPDIAEVGFHVVRVIVPGLVPLHGDHNMPFLGQQRLESIPRDLDWQRFGWDPTAGINPYPHPFP; this comes from the coding sequence ATGGCAAGTAGGTCGGCCGTCGAGCCGCGGGAGCCGCGCCACCTGCGGCAGACCTTCGAGCTGCGAGATGTCGATTGGAGCGACCCCTTCGAGACGGTGCGCAAGGGCAAGCGCTTGATCTCCTCGCGTACCGGCTTGATTCGTCATGTCGGTCCCGGGGCCTTTCGCCAGGGGGATACGCGCTGTTTCTCCCTCGGCGTCTCGGCCTGCGACACCTCGCGCTTCTCCTCGCGCGGCAACTCCGGCATCAAGTCCGGCGGTGGTGGAGCGACCTTCGAGGTCGCTCTGGCGGCCTCCATCGGCGAGGCGGCGGAGCGCTACTGCATGCTGTTCTACGACCGCGACGAGATGATCTTCGCGCCCCATCGCGAGGTCGCCGCCGATGCCGTGGCGCCGGAGCTTCTGCGGCTGTTCTCACGCCCGCAGGTGGAGAATCCGCCGCCGCGCTATCGCGCCGACTATTTCGACGAGGACGCCCCGGTGTCGTGGGTCTGGGGCTGGTCCCTGACCGAGAACCGGCCCAAGCTGGTGCCGGCGACGCTGGTCTATCTGGGATTCGAGTATCGCGACGGCGAGGCGGTCACCGGGCGCAACGCCTCGAGCGGTCTGTCCGCCGGTGGCACCCTCGAGGAGGCCATTCTCTCCGGCCTCTACGAGGTGATCGAGCGCGATGCCTTCACCATCCACTGGCTGCAGCGTCACATGGGGCCGCGCATCGAGATCGACGATGAGGCCATCGACCGGCTGGTGCGGGAGAGGTACTACCCGGATCACCCGGACGTCGACCTCGCCGTTTACGACGTCAGCCTCGATCTCGGTGTTCCCTCGGTGCTCACCATCCTGACCCGGCCGGCCGAGTACGGCACCGTGCTGTGCGTCGGCAGCGCTTCTCGCCTGTCGGCCCGGGACGCGGTGTACAAGACCCTGGTCGAGTCGAGCCAGGCGTTGCCCTACTTCCGTTTTCAGCTCGACCGCCTGGCCGACTGGGAGCCGGCGGAGGACTTCTCCGACCTGCGCAACTTCGAGGAGCACTCGCTGCTCTACATCAAGCGTCCGGAGCTCAAGGAAGAGGCCTTCCGTTTCTGCCGCGAGGTCGACCGCCGGGTGGTCCTTTCGGACCTGCCGGAGCTCGCCACCGGCCGCCCGTTGGGGGATCTCGAGCGCACCGTCGGCCTGCTCGCCAAGGCCGGCTACGAGGTGGTGGTGGCGGACATCACGACTCCCGATATCGCCGAGGTCGGCTTCCACGTGGTGCGGGTGATCGTGCCCGGACTGGTGCCCCTGCACGGCGACCACAACATGCCCTTCTTGGGCCAGCAGCGCCTCGAATCGATCCCTCGGGACCTCGACTGGCAGCGCTTCGGCTGGGATCCGACGGCCGGTATCAACCCCTATCCCCATCCTTTTCCCTGA